A genomic region of Rhodohalobacter sp. 614A contains the following coding sequences:
- a CDS encoding CPBP family intramembrane glutamic endopeptidase, protein MINELISAVLQILIFAALPFVFYLTKMKKTEGFFDYIGLKKSNPDANLSAIFLSLLIAGPLLLLSMYNSEFFGIMSDPSSMTGKFRQMEFNAESVIILIVGAVFKTSLAEEILFRGFIAKRLIALTNYKIGNILQAVLFGLIHSALFLFVTDSFFFLMVIFLFPAIASYIKVYLNEKVADGSIIPGWIAHAIANLLAYSTIGFMI, encoded by the coding sequence ATGATCAACGAATTAATCTCTGCCGTCCTGCAAATCCTGATTTTTGCCGCACTTCCTTTTGTTTTTTACCTGACAAAAATGAAAAAAACAGAAGGATTCTTTGACTATATCGGTCTGAAAAAATCGAACCCGGATGCCAATCTCTCTGCCATATTCTTGTCATTGCTGATTGCAGGACCTCTTCTACTTTTAAGTATGTACAACAGCGAATTCTTTGGGATTATGAGTGATCCAAGCAGTATGACAGGTAAGTTTCGGCAAATGGAATTCAATGCTGAATCTGTAATCATTTTAATTGTAGGCGCTGTTTTTAAAACCTCACTTGCTGAAGAAATCCTCTTCAGGGGATTTATTGCCAAGAGACTCATTGCCCTTACAAACTACAAAATTGGCAATATTTTACAGGCTGTACTTTTCGGTTTGATTCATTCGGCCCTGTTTCTTTTTGTGACAGACAGTTTCTTTTTTCTGATGGTTATTTTTCTCTTTCCAGCTATTGCTTCATACATAAAAGTATATCTGAATGAGAAAGTAGCAGATGGTAGCATTATCCCCGGGTGGATTGCACATGCCATTGCAAATCTGCTGGCTTATTCAACGATTGGATTTATGATTTAA
- a CDS encoding SDR family oxidoreductase: protein MDLELTNQRFIICGASSGFGEAIARQLLREGAELVLVARRGDLLREKFKDYSGKINIIQGSLIYDDTIDQIEKAAKSGELHGVLFNAGGPPTGTPLQTDMKDWDSSWQLVMRWKIDLAIRLAPILTKKNYGRMLFIESQSVKQPLPSLVLSNSFRAGVVGFAKSLALEIAKQGVTVNVLAPGSHETPAIDRVIKNNSSVQGITYDEAKKEMEENVPVGRMGKAEELASLAAWLLSPKSGYVTGQTISHDGGVIKGIFG, encoded by the coding sequence ATGGATTTAGAACTCACCAATCAACGGTTTATTATCTGCGGAGCCAGCAGCGGTTTTGGAGAAGCCATAGCCAGGCAACTTTTAAGAGAAGGAGCTGAATTAGTTTTAGTCGCCCGCCGTGGTGACTTGTTAAGGGAAAAATTTAAGGATTATAGTGGTAAGATTAACATCATTCAGGGAAGCCTGATTTATGATGATACTATCGATCAGATTGAAAAAGCTGCGAAATCAGGAGAATTGCATGGCGTACTTTTTAATGCAGGTGGTCCGCCTACCGGCACTCCACTTCAAACCGATATGAAAGACTGGGATTCATCATGGCAGCTCGTTATGCGCTGGAAAATTGACCTTGCCATCCGTCTTGCCCCCATACTCACAAAGAAAAACTATGGGCGTATGTTATTCATTGAAAGTCAGTCGGTAAAACAACCTCTGCCTTCATTGGTTCTAAGTAATTCATTCAGGGCGGGAGTTGTTGGCTTTGCAAAATCATTAGCACTTGAAATTGCTAAACAAGGAGTAACGGTAAACGTACTTGCACCCGGTTCTCATGAAACCCCTGCAATTGACCGTGTTATCAAAAATAATAGTAGCGTACAGGGAATAACCTATGATGAAGCCAAAAAAGAAATGGAAGAAAATGTTCCTGTTGGCCGGATGGGCAAGGCTGAGGAACTCGCATCCCTTGCTGCATGGCTTCTTTCCCCAAAAAGTGGTTATGTAACCGGACAAACCATCAGCCATGACGGAGGAGTAATAAAAGGAATCTTCGGGTAG
- the typA gene encoding translational GTPase TypA, with translation MSQQLRNIAIIAHVDHGKTTLVDQMLKQSGTFRENQQVAERVMDSGDLEREKGITISSKNTAVKWKDTKINIVDTPGHADFGGEVERILKMVNGVILLVDAAEGPLPQTKFVLRKSLALNYRPIVLINKIDRKDARPDAVLNEIFDLFVSLDATDEQLDFPVLYAIGIDGIAKTELEDEGKDLSPLFDLIVNHIPPPEQISDSPFKMLVSSVDWNDYVGRIAIGRVEQGTIKTNQEIVLMDRKGNQKAKAKATKLFTFNGLNREPVDQANAGDIFALAGYEAVEIGDTLTHISDPTPIEYFDIDQPTMAMYFRVNNSPFAGREGDYVTSNMIKDRLQKEIRTNVSIHVEQTDNPDIFKVSGRGELQLAILTETMRREGYEFAVSRPEVLYREVNGQLQEPFEEVVIDVHSDYSNKVIDNLQKRKGIMTSMVQEGENHRIEFSVPSRGLIGFRGEMLTETRGTGIMHQQFSEYKEFAGDIPGRTRGALIALEQGDVTSYALEGLQDRGQFLVEPGNPVYAGQVVGVNNRVDDLVVNVVKKKNLTNHRATQTADSVKISQAKKMTLEQCIEFIDNDELLEVTPESLRIRKLHLDHNDRKRAEKKKEAVEQ, from the coding sequence ATGTCACAACAATTACGAAATATCGCCATCATCGCTCACGTAGACCACGGCAAAACCACGCTTGTGGATCAAATGCTGAAGCAAAGCGGCACCTTCAGAGAAAATCAGCAGGTAGCCGAACGGGTGATGGACTCCGGCGATCTTGAGAGAGAAAAGGGAATTACCATCAGCTCAAAAAACACGGCTGTAAAATGGAAGGATACAAAAATCAATATTGTAGACACTCCCGGCCACGCTGATTTTGGTGGAGAAGTGGAGCGTATCCTGAAAATGGTAAATGGTGTAATTTTGCTGGTGGATGCCGCTGAAGGGCCCCTTCCTCAAACCAAATTTGTTCTTAGAAAATCTCTGGCGCTTAACTATCGCCCCATTGTTCTTATCAATAAAATCGACCGGAAAGATGCACGGCCGGATGCTGTTTTAAATGAGATTTTTGACCTGTTTGTTTCTCTGGATGCAACCGACGAACAATTGGATTTCCCAGTTCTCTATGCGATTGGGATTGATGGAATTGCTAAAACAGAACTCGAAGACGAGGGGAAAGATTTATCCCCATTGTTTGATTTGATTGTGAATCATATCCCACCGCCAGAACAAATTTCCGATTCACCTTTTAAAATGTTGGTCAGCAGTGTTGACTGGAATGATTATGTTGGCCGAATTGCCATCGGCAGGGTTGAGCAGGGTACCATCAAGACCAACCAGGAAATTGTATTGATGGACCGAAAGGGAAATCAAAAAGCAAAGGCAAAAGCTACCAAGTTGTTTACGTTTAACGGTTTGAATCGTGAACCCGTTGATCAGGCCAATGCCGGTGATATTTTTGCACTTGCCGGATATGAAGCCGTTGAGATCGGTGATACTCTCACACACATTTCCGATCCAACACCTATCGAATATTTCGATATCGATCAGCCAACAATGGCAATGTATTTTCGGGTCAATAATTCACCTTTTGCAGGTCGTGAAGGGGATTATGTGACATCGAATATGATCAAAGATCGCCTTCAGAAGGAGATTCGAACAAATGTATCCATCCACGTTGAACAAACAGATAATCCGGATATTTTTAAAGTATCCGGCCGGGGAGAACTTCAGTTGGCTATTCTCACGGAAACCATGAGACGTGAAGGATATGAATTTGCTGTTTCCCGTCCCGAAGTTCTTTATCGGGAAGTGAATGGTCAACTCCAGGAACCGTTTGAGGAAGTGGTGATTGATGTTCATTCGGACTACAGCAATAAAGTGATTGACAATCTCCAGAAACGAAAAGGGATCATGACATCGATGGTCCAGGAAGGGGAAAATCACCGGATTGAATTTAGTGTTCCTTCAAGAGGTTTGATTGGTTTTCGTGGAGAAATGTTAACAGAAACCCGCGGAACAGGTATTATGCATCAGCAATTTTCGGAGTACAAAGAGTTTGCCGGAGACATTCCGGGACGAACCCGAGGTGCACTGATTGCTCTTGAACAGGGTGATGTTACATCGTATGCACTGGAAGGATTACAGGATCGGGGTCAGTTTCTTGTTGAGCCTGGCAATCCTGTTTATGCCGGACAGGTTGTTGGAGTGAACAACCGTGTGGATGATTTGGTTGTGAATGTTGTGAAGAAGAAAAATCTAACCAATCACCGCGCCACTCAAACAGCCGATTCAGTTAAGATTTCTCAAGCTAAAAAAATGACTCTAGAGCAGTGCATTGAATTCATCGATAATGATGAACTTCTTGAAGTGACTCCTGAAAGTCTAAGAATTAGAAAATTGCACCTGGATCATAACGACAGAAAGCGGGCAGAGAAAAAGAAAGAAGCTGTAGAACAGTAA
- a CDS encoding winged helix-turn-helix transcriptional regulator, with product MKSTITGDIVYSQSVEKPDIWLNPLKKLFLKFGDSPADWEIYRGDSFQLTVATKDAVRVAILIKSVIKKQKSKKLDVRLAIGVGKEDVYANRVSEAYSEAFVYSGQLLDALKEKKIHLGIKSPWNDFDKEFNMMFKLALVIMNSWTSNSAEVAELLFSISGITQVEIAEKLGIAQSSVNDRIKRGAIYEIMEMEQYFRERIENKPYY from the coding sequence ATGAAAAGTACAATAACCGGAGATATCGTATATTCACAGTCAGTTGAAAAGCCAGACATTTGGTTAAATCCATTAAAAAAATTGTTCTTAAAGTTTGGTGATTCCCCCGCAGATTGGGAGATCTACAGAGGCGATAGCTTTCAATTAACGGTAGCTACCAAAGATGCGGTAAGAGTTGCAATTCTCATTAAATCTGTCATCAAAAAACAAAAGTCTAAAAAACTTGATGTAAGGCTGGCAATTGGCGTTGGAAAGGAAGATGTGTATGCCAATCGAGTTAGTGAAGCCTATAGCGAAGCGTTTGTTTACTCCGGCCAGTTATTAGATGCATTAAAAGAGAAAAAAATCCATCTTGGAATAAAATCACCTTGGAATGATTTTGACAAAGAATTCAATATGATGTTTAAACTGGCATTAGTTATAATGAATTCGTGGACAAGCAATTCTGCCGAAGTTGCTGAACTTCTGTTTAGCATTTCAGGAATTACCCAAGTAGAAATTGCTGAGAAGCTTGGAATAGCACAATCCTCTGTGAACGACAGGATTAAAAGAGGAGCGATTTATGAAATCATGGAAATGGAGCAGTATTTCCGAGAAAGAATTGAAAACAAACCGTACTACTAA
- a CDS encoding DUF3307 domain-containing protein gives MILVKLILAHIIGDFFLQRAKWIESKERKKWFSPHLFLHVFIHFILVMLILWDFSGLPAALIIMITHYFIDGFKLSFQNEKTKGFWFGADQVAHLLVLVLAWNFFWGGTMIGGLSDQFWIVLTGLLFLTYPASYIMQYIMDPWNEQIELDQKESLRGAGKYIGMLERVFVYLAFMTGNAQVIGFLLAAKSVFRFGDLTKSKDRKLTEYILIGTLFSFLMAIIAGLLSTRFYML, from the coding sequence ATGATTCTAGTAAAATTGATCCTCGCACATATTATTGGCGATTTTTTCTTGCAAAGAGCTAAATGGATTGAAAGTAAGGAGAGAAAAAAATGGTTTTCGCCACATTTGTTCCTACATGTGTTCATCCATTTTATATTGGTGATGTTGATTTTATGGGATTTTAGCGGATTGCCGGCTGCACTTATCATTATGATTACTCATTATTTTATTGATGGATTTAAACTTAGTTTTCAGAATGAAAAAACGAAAGGTTTCTGGTTTGGGGCTGACCAGGTTGCTCACCTTCTTGTACTCGTTTTAGCCTGGAATTTCTTCTGGGGCGGGACAATGATCGGCGGACTAAGCGACCAATTTTGGATTGTGTTAACAGGATTGCTTTTTCTTACATATCCAGCTTCGTATATCATGCAGTATATTATGGATCCGTGGAACGAACAAATTGAACTGGATCAGAAAGAGTCTCTCCGCGGAGCGGGTAAATATATCGGAATGCTGGAAAGGGTTTTTGTCTATCTTGCCTTTATGACTGGAAATGCACAGGTGATTGGTTTTTTATTGGCGGCTAAATCTGTTTTTCGGTTTGGAGATTTAACAAAGTCTAAAGACCGAAAATTAACTGAATATATTCTGATAGGAACTCTCTTCAGTTTTTTAATGGCAATTATTGCCGGGCTTTTGAGTACAAGATTTTATATGCTTTAG
- a CDS encoding purine-nucleoside phosphorylase produces the protein MKFSEPTFEAKKFLVKQGFPESFEAAVILGSGLSGFTDSIDHPVKVPYHTIPHFPVTSVHGHDGMLISGKVRNKSVLIFSGRFHHYEGFPFSTTVLPIHIAKEFDANKVIISNAAGAVNSQFKVGDLMVIDDIFRLFQKISIKPSNTFRYNLYPVSERVRGIASSIGLDIQRGTYLYVKGPNYETKAEITAFQRLGVDVVGMSTAPELMEASRLKIPAAAISLVTNMAAGLSSGKLDHSEVKEAAESRKEDFAKLVTELIDQL, from the coding sequence ATGAAATTTTCTGAGCCAACGTTCGAAGCGAAAAAATTTCTGGTAAAACAAGGCTTTCCTGAATCGTTTGAGGCAGCGGTAATTCTTGGTTCGGGCTTAAGTGGATTTACAGATTCAATAGATCATCCCGTAAAAGTTCCTTATCACACAATACCTCATTTCCCGGTTACTTCTGTCCACGGCCATGACGGAATGTTGATCTCCGGTAAAGTTAGAAATAAATCTGTTCTGATCTTTTCGGGCCGGTTTCATCATTACGAAGGATTTCCCTTTTCTACTACCGTCCTTCCCATCCACATCGCAAAAGAATTCGATGCAAATAAAGTCATAATTTCAAACGCTGCCGGAGCAGTAAATTCTCAGTTTAAAGTGGGAGATTTAATGGTCATCGATGATATTTTTCGACTTTTTCAAAAAATATCTATCAAACCTTCCAATACGTTTCGGTATAACCTTTACCCTGTTTCAGAAAGGGTTAGAGGAATCGCATCCTCTATCGGGTTAGATATCCAACGAGGCACATACCTCTATGTAAAAGGTCCGAATTATGAAACCAAAGCCGAAATTACTGCTTTTCAGCGGCTTGGGGTTGATGTGGTTGGCATGAGTACAGCACCCGAGTTAATGGAAGCTTCAAGACTTAAAATACCCGCAGCAGCGATATCCTTGGTTACGAATATGGCGGCCGGTCTTTCATCAGGGAAATTAGATCATTCTGAAGTGAAAGAAGCAGCCGAAAGCCGAAAGGAAGATTTTGCGAAGCTTGTTACTGAATTGATTGATCAGCTTTAA
- a CDS encoding MBL fold metallo-hydrolase has translation MNNKTLVSSLYEGTFSVGRDEEFERITKSDPPNKGALKLSINPFLIQKENHNILFDAGIGDLFGEDSSIDTMHNNLAEHSLNEYDITDIFISHLHFDHMGGLANRKHGFWELTFPDASIWVSKDGWKRLQETIDEHNEDEIEFFHFVDNKADLNFLAEEDNPIPHVRVERIGGHTKFHQVLFYENGDDRYLMAGDVIGTRGAINRTYKAKYDEEPEKSLKKREELQKLAFEQKYTIMAYHETVSPLFKLVSHDQKKGYSIENISG, from the coding sequence ATGAATAACAAAACACTTGTAAGCTCTCTGTATGAGGGAACGTTTTCAGTAGGGAGAGATGAAGAATTTGAAAGAATTACGAAAAGTGATCCTCCAAATAAAGGCGCTCTTAAACTTTCAATCAATCCTTTTCTGATTCAAAAGGAAAATCATAACATTCTCTTTGATGCCGGAATAGGTGACTTGTTTGGAGAGGATTCGTCCATTGATACCATGCACAATAATCTCGCTGAACATTCTCTGAATGAATATGATATTACAGATATTTTCATCAGTCATCTTCATTTTGATCACATGGGTGGACTGGCGAACAGAAAACACGGTTTTTGGGAATTAACGTTTCCGGATGCATCCATTTGGGTTTCAAAAGACGGATGGAAACGTTTACAGGAAACCATTGATGAGCATAATGAAGATGAAATCGAATTTTTTCACTTTGTTGACAATAAGGCTGATTTAAACTTTCTGGCAGAAGAAGACAATCCAATTCCACATGTAAGAGTTGAGCGAATTGGTGGCCACACAAAATTCCATCAGGTATTATTTTATGAAAATGGAGATGACCGTTATTTGATGGCCGGGGATGTAATTGGAACACGAGGAGCAATCAATAGAACGTATAAAGCCAAATATGATGAAGAACCAGAAAAAAGTCTGAAGAAAAGAGAAGAACTTCAGAAACTGGCTTTTGAGCAAAAATATACTATTATGGCTTATCACGAAACGGTTTCTCCATTGTTTAAACTGGTTTCACATGATCAAAAGAAAGGATACTCCATCGAAAATATTTCAGGATGA
- a CDS encoding PhoH family protein: protein MSEETLFIEDIEPVVLLGFSDEHLNQLDRAFPSTKITARGNRVKILGPESDVESVREIIEEMIRLAKRNGQIQQSDLSTLLALADKSERGKSKMWAPPEDTDTGDTILHTFTGEAITAKTAGQREIVKSSEKNDILFAIGPAGTGKTYTSVALAVRALKERKVKKIILARPAVEAGENLGFLPGDLKEKIDPYLRPLYDALEEMIEFDKLEFQLAKNIIEIAPLAYMRGRTLNNAFVILDEAQNATNTQMKMFLTRIGFNSRAIITGDVTQTDLPRKQESGLVSIQKILQGIHGISFVYLDQNDVVRHKLVRDIIEAYEKFENRNK, encoded by the coding sequence ATTTCAGAAGAAACTCTTTTCATTGAGGATATTGAACCGGTTGTTCTGTTGGGATTTTCAGATGAACATCTCAATCAGCTTGATCGGGCTTTTCCATCCACAAAAATTACCGCACGGGGAAACCGTGTAAAAATCCTTGGGCCGGAATCAGATGTAGAATCCGTCCGGGAAATAATAGAGGAGATGATTCGCCTCGCCAAACGCAATGGCCAGATTCAACAAAGTGATCTTTCTACGCTATTGGCACTTGCTGATAAATCTGAAAGGGGCAAATCTAAGATGTGGGCACCGCCAGAAGATACCGATACAGGCGATACGATTTTGCACACATTTACCGGTGAGGCTATAACCGCCAAAACCGCAGGTCAGCGGGAAATTGTCAAATCATCCGAAAAAAATGATATCCTGTTTGCAATTGGTCCTGCAGGAACCGGCAAAACGTATACCTCGGTTGCACTTGCAGTAAGAGCATTAAAAGAACGCAAGGTAAAAAAAATTATTCTTGCAAGGCCCGCTGTCGAAGCCGGTGAAAATCTTGGCTTTCTTCCGGGTGATCTTAAGGAAAAAATTGATCCTTATCTCCGCCCCCTCTACGATGCTCTTGAAGAAATGATTGAATTCGACAAGCTTGAATTTCAGCTTGCAAAGAATATCATTGAAATTGCTCCATTAGCCTATATGCGTGGACGTACTTTAAACAATGCCTTTGTAATATTGGATGAGGCTCAAAATGCCACCAATACTCAGATGAAAATGTTTTTAACACGAATCGGGTTTAACAGCCGTGCAATCATTACAGGTGATGTCACGCAAACCGACCTTCCCAGAAAACAGGAATCCGGACTTGTATCCATTCAAAAAATTCTCCAGGGAATACATGGGATTTCTTTCGTTTATCTCGACCAAAATGATGTTGTTCGCCACAAATTGGTCCGGGATATCATTGAGGCATACGAAAAATTCGAAAACAGAAATAAATAA
- the rpe gene encoding ribulose-phosphate 3-epimerase translates to MNFNLPVLAPSILAADFSRLGDQISECTDHGIQWIHCDIMDGHFVPNISFGPGMVKTVRSLTPEAFLDVHLMMENPDLFIDDFADAGADLISVHYETCPHLHRTIQNIKENGCMTGVVINPATSVDLLVPILVDVDLVLIMTVNPGFGGQAFIESSYDKIVQLTALRDQLQLSFLIEVDGGVGTKNAKKLVSKGVDVLVAGSSVFKADNIPNAITTLEKAARSGSNTVA, encoded by the coding sequence ATGAATTTTAATCTTCCCGTTCTGGCTCCATCGATTCTTGCGGCAGACTTTTCCAGACTGGGCGATCAAATCTCAGAGTGTACTGACCACGGCATCCAATGGATCCATTGTGATATCATGGATGGCCACTTTGTACCCAATATCAGCTTTGGACCCGGAATGGTGAAAACTGTGCGCTCCCTTACTCCTGAAGCATTTCTTGATGTTCATTTAATGATGGAAAACCCGGACCTCTTCATTGACGATTTTGCAGATGCCGGAGCAGATCTCATTTCTGTACATTATGAAACCTGTCCGCATCTTCACAGAACAATTCAGAATATCAAAGAAAACGGATGCATGACTGGAGTTGTAATTAATCCGGCAACAAGCGTGGATTTACTTGTACCTATCCTCGTCGATGTAGACCTGGTGTTGATTATGACCGTCAATCCCGGTTTTGGAGGACAAGCGTTTATTGAAAGCAGTTATGATAAAATTGTTCAGCTCACCGCATTAAGAGATCAGTTGCAGCTTTCCTTTCTGATTGAAGTGGACGGAGGCGTGGGAACAAAAAATGCCAAGAAACTTGTTTCTAAAGGAGTAGATGTCTTAGTGGCCGGAAGTAGTGTTTTTAAGGCCGATAACATCCCCAATGCAATAACAACATTAGAGAAAGCTGCTCGATCAGGTTCAAACACAGTGGCTTAA
- a CDS encoding PASTA domain-containing protein, which yields MDRFIEKLKLILRDRRLYIFLGSLIALGLVVALLLDFLIMPTYTNYNEGVTVPDVTKISLDEAAELLDEYGLRHEVLDRRAHSAYPANYIIDQSPSPQQIVKPNRKIYLTVNTAQTPQTVVPDVVNMSLRNAEIQLENHGLTVGTKSYESSRFRNTILRQSVAPGDSVARGTVVNLAVSDGLGSRIVEVPDIVGMRLSEAQQNITRAGLRVGEVRFQPSREYTPNTVISFTPNEEQLTEGESLQLVVAERFDAREESESGAIIDDSTSTSSQNQN from the coding sequence ATGGATCGTTTTATTGAAAAACTAAAATTAATTCTTCGAGACAGAAGATTATACATCTTTCTTGGAAGCCTGATTGCTCTCGGTTTGGTAGTGGCACTTTTGTTGGATTTTCTCATCATGCCGACTTATACCAATTACAATGAAGGGGTCACCGTCCCGGATGTCACAAAAATATCGCTCGACGAGGCTGCTGAACTATTGGATGAATATGGCCTCAGGCATGAAGTACTTGACCGCCGTGCACATTCTGCATATCCTGCAAATTACATTATTGATCAGTCCCCATCTCCGCAACAAATTGTAAAACCAAACCGCAAAATCTATCTGACTGTCAATACAGCTCAGACCCCACAGACTGTTGTACCTGATGTAGTAAATATGTCTTTAAGAAATGCTGAAATTCAGCTTGAAAACCATGGATTGACGGTAGGTACAAAAAGTTATGAATCATCCCGATTTAGAAATACCATTTTAAGGCAATCCGTGGCTCCCGGAGATTCCGTTGCCCGTGGTACCGTTGTAAATCTTGCGGTAAGTGATGGATTGGGATCGCGTATTGTTGAGGTCCCTGATATTGTAGGTATGCGTTTGTCAGAAGCTCAACAAAACATAACAAGAGCTGGTTTGCGCGTGGGTGAAGTTCGCTTCCAGCCAAGTCGCGAGTATACACCCAACACGGTTATCTCATTCACTCCAAATGAAGAACAACTCACCGAAGGCGAATCCCTTCAGCTTGTAGTTGCTGAACGTTTCGATGCCCGTGAAGAAAGCGAATCCGGAGCTATAATTGATGATTCGACATCTACCAGCTCTCAAAATCAAAACTGA
- a CDS encoding DUF5683 domain-containing protein: protein MKIPLLCIIILLLSIRANAQELASLGDDPIVEVKTNNQAQNKNYYVVTPLLLRESAVQSYEEEYAIRNGSKFHAFFSSLVMPGSGQIKNNSWWKAGLFLGVEVASVYLFVDNRNKARNGERDFEKWANRNWSVVEYSNWLVRYHEVNDLDNPHIDELREMVEGEEATFNIQTDWEKIDLNVLRAVERNTLYITSDAQINSNFSHTLPDYGSQQYYELLSKYYQYQAGWKDYNDFHDTIGHTDIFYDDRYQIDRGGAYASPFFYQGAQIGDQFNTDFRRGGYFVSILIANHIISAFDAYFTLKVKQNRLLATSSVVPGKQFTLTYRF from the coding sequence TTGAAAATTCCATTACTTTGCATAATCATCCTGCTGCTATCAATCCGTGCAAATGCTCAGGAGTTGGCTTCTTTGGGTGATGACCCGATTGTTGAAGTTAAAACAAATAATCAGGCCCAGAATAAAAACTACTATGTAGTCACCCCTCTCCTTCTTAGGGAATCTGCCGTTCAATCCTATGAAGAAGAATATGCTATCCGAAATGGAAGTAAATTTCATGCTTTCTTCAGTTCTTTGGTTATGCCTGGTTCCGGACAAATAAAGAATAATAGTTGGTGGAAAGCAGGTCTGTTTCTTGGTGTAGAGGTTGCATCAGTGTATTTATTTGTGGATAACCGAAATAAAGCACGAAATGGAGAAAGAGACTTTGAAAAGTGGGCCAACAGAAACTGGAGTGTTGTAGAATACTCTAATTGGTTGGTAAGATATCATGAGGTTAATGACCTCGATAATCCTCACATTGATGAATTACGTGAAATGGTAGAGGGTGAAGAAGCAACGTTTAATATTCAAACAGACTGGGAAAAGATTGATTTGAATGTTTTACGGGCTGTTGAACGAAACACACTTTATATCACATCAGACGCCCAAATAAACAGTAATTTCTCACACACCTTACCCGACTACGGAAGTCAGCAATATTACGAATTACTTTCCAAATACTATCAATACCAGGCGGGCTGGAAAGACTATAATGATTTCCATGATACTATTGGCCATACCGATATTTTTTATGACGACAGATATCAAATAGACAGAGGGGGTGCGTATGCAAGTCCATTTTTCTACCAGGGAGCTCAAATCGGAGATCAATTTAATACTGATTTCAGACGCGGCGGATATTTTGTATCCATCTTGATTGCCAATCATATTATTTCGGCGTTTGATGCATATTTTACACTAAAAGTGAAACAAAACAGGCTATTGGCAACTTCAAGCGTTGTACCCGGTAAGCAATTCACTTTAACCTATCGTTTTTAG